One window of Nostoc sp. C052 genomic DNA carries:
- a CDS encoding NADP-dependent oxidoreductase: MSNLINKQIILKSRPVGEPKENDFALVETPTPEPGEGEILSRTIYLSLDPYMRGRISAGKSYAASIELGSVIVGGTVSQVIKSNHPQFQVGDFVLSGNGWQTYAVSKGETLRKLDPTQAPLSYSLGVLGMPGLTAYAALLDIGQPKEGETVVVSAASGAVGAVVGQIAKIKGARVVGIVGSDDKRDYIVKELGFDVGINRKTQELDSALKEAAPNGIDVYYDNTAGVILETVLQQINLGARIPLVGLISEYNATSTPPGPNLRPLLVKRALIKGFLVGDYQHRFNDFLHDVSGWLQSGQLKYREDVADGLEKAPTAFIGLLRGDNFGKLIVKVNDDPTAP; this comes from the coding sequence ATGTCTAATTTAATTAACAAACAAATTATTCTTAAAAGTCGTCCCGTTGGCGAACCGAAAGAGAATGATTTTGCTTTGGTAGAAACACCAACTCCCGAACCGGGTGAAGGCGAAATTCTTAGCCGCACCATTTATCTATCTCTTGACCCTTATATGCGTGGTCGAATTAGTGCAGGCAAGTCTTATGCTGCATCAATAGAATTGGGTTCAGTTATTGTCGGTGGTACAGTCAGCCAAGTAATTAAATCAAATCATCCTCAATTTCAAGTAGGGGATTTTGTTCTTAGTGGTAATGGTTGGCAAACTTATGCTGTATCTAAAGGTGAGACACTGCGTAAACTTGATCCTACTCAAGCACCTTTATCCTATAGTTTAGGTGTACTGGGTATGCCTGGTTTGACTGCTTATGCTGCTTTACTTGATATCGGTCAACCGAAAGAAGGTGAAACTGTTGTGGTTTCAGCTGCTTCTGGCGCTGTGGGTGCGGTAGTAGGTCAAATTGCCAAAATCAAAGGTGCGCGAGTCGTGGGAATTGTTGGGAGTGACGATAAGCGGGATTATATAGTTAAAGAATTAGGTTTTGATGTTGGCATTAATCGCAAAACTCAAGAACTTGATTCAGCGCTTAAAGAAGCAGCCCCCAATGGCATTGATGTTTACTATGACAATACCGCAGGTGTAATTTTAGAAACTGTGTTGCAGCAAATCAACCTTGGGGCAAGAATTCCACTAGTAGGTTTGATTTCGGAGTATAATGCTACATCTACTCCACCAGGGCCTAATTTAAGACCATTGCTAGTCAAACGGGCTTTGATTAAAGGTTTTTTAGTTGGCGATTACCAACATCGATTTAACGATTTTTTACATGATGTTTCTGGATGGTTACAGTCTGGTCAACTCAAGTATAGAGAAGATGTAGCTGATGGTTTAGAAAAGGCTCCTACTGCATTCATCGGTTTACTTCGAGGTGATAATTTTGGCAAGCTGATTGTTAAGGTTAATGACGATCCAACAGCACCTTAA
- a CDS encoding IS701 family transposase, with product MVTQRRQAVSTVAFIDNYCQHYCSVFEDVRHFEAFKFLHLGMLSEIKRKSLPEIAKTAGLKDSQTLHHFLRDALWDVKKIREIRLWLTKMFIGEREIILCIDETGDQKKGKSTDYVTRQYIGNLGKTENGIVSVNAYGVVDGITYPLIFQIFKPRNRLQAGDKYKTKPQIAVEIIQEIKEMGLKIKLVLADSLYGESGDVIRVLENLNLEFIVAIRSNHGVLMPPGSRKRYNSWKAYEQKLSHRKTETRYLREIIFGQRRRLRYYQISKSNVPDPTGEESWYVMTNLSVDLQLNVARLYSLRNWIEYGFKQVKNELGWADFRLTDYESIERWWEIIFSAYLLVSIQATYFQVEAEKFANQNLSNPSSDYSSLRDSSISQFSQHRQWEPGITWKSSLNNLRLIIQPYIFYHLLLPWLDVFNIPGMKRCFLKLIELMNDFRASPIRFSIAS from the coding sequence ATGGTTACGCAGCGCAGACAAGCAGTAAGCACAGTGGCCTTCATAGATAACTATTGTCAACACTATTGTTCAGTGTTTGAAGATGTGAGACATTTTGAAGCATTCAAATTTTTACATTTGGGAATGCTTTCAGAAATTAAGAGAAAATCTCTGCCAGAAATAGCTAAAACGGCGGGGCTAAAAGATAGCCAAACACTACATCATTTTTTAAGAGATGCGCTGTGGGATGTCAAAAAAATCAGAGAAATTAGGCTGTGGTTAACAAAAATGTTTATTGGGGAACGAGAAATAATTTTATGCATTGATGAAACAGGAGATCAGAAGAAAGGAAAATCTACAGATTATGTGACTCGTCAATATATTGGGAATTTAGGAAAAACAGAAAATGGCATAGTATCAGTAAATGCCTATGGGGTAGTAGATGGAATTACTTATCCATTGATATTTCAAATATTTAAACCTAGAAATAGACTGCAAGCAGGAGATAAATATAAAACTAAACCACAAATAGCAGTGGAAATAATTCAAGAAATAAAAGAGATGGGTTTAAAAATCAAGTTGGTATTGGCAGATAGTCTTTATGGAGAGAGTGGAGATGTTATTCGGGTATTAGAAAATCTAAATTTAGAATTTATTGTGGCAATCCGCTCGAATCATGGTGTATTGATGCCGCCGGGAAGCCGGAAACGTTATAACTCCTGGAAAGCTTATGAGCAAAAGCTTTCACACCGTAAAACAGAAACTCGTTATCTTCGAGAAATCATTTTTGGTCAACGCCGTCGCTTGAGATATTACCAAATCAGTAAAAGTAATGTTCCTGACCCTACAGGAGAAGAAAGCTGGTATGTTATGACTAATTTATCTGTTGACCTTCAACTCAACGTTGCTCGACTTTATAGTTTAAGAAACTGGATTGAATATGGCTTTAAACAAGTCAAAAATGAACTCGGTTGGGCTGATTTTCGCCTGACAGACTATGAAAGCATTGAACGCTGGTGGGAGATAATTTTTAGTGCCTATCTTCTAGTAAGCATTCAGGCGACTTATTTCCAGGTAGAGGCTGAGAAATTTGCCAACCAAAATCTTTCAAATCCTAGCTCTGATTACTCTTCACTTAGAGATTCATCAATTAGTCAGTTTAGTCAACATCGCCAGTGGGAACCTGGCATTACATGGAAAAGTTCTCTTAATAACTTGAGGCTCATTATTCAACCTTATATCTTTTACCATTTGCTCTTACCTTGGTTAGATGTATTCAATATTCCTGGGATGAAACGCTGTTTCCTTAAGTTGATTGAATTGATGAATGATTTTCGAGCTTCTCCGATTCGTTTCTCTATTGCTAGTTAG
- a CDS encoding GNAT family N-acetyltransferase, protein MEVARQWLRSLKASGERLKNLGFLPVGVGELIMWLERATAKHQISFKDWGKFDRIETKTCRPIIDGQRITISDKTIIFAFLIDGLEEPVGRFRYFDINPRNRSAEFGYTINPKLRNQGLGTKMLITAIDYLLTTTELNKLYCQTAAFNIGSVKLLEKLGFHRDGILREHHELDGKLWDDYIYSILRSEWENSRFFNN, encoded by the coding sequence TTGGAAGTCGCACGCCAGTGGCTACGATCACTTAAAGCTTCTGGCGAGCGTCTAAAAAATCTTGGTTTTCTGCCAGTTGGCGTAGGTGAATTAATTATGTGGCTTGAACGTGCAACTGCTAAACACCAGATATCCTTTAAGGACTGGGGTAAATTTGACCGCATAGAAACAAAAACATGTCGTCCTATTATTGATGGTCAAAGAATTACTATAAGTGATAAAACAATAATTTTTGCTTTCCTTATTGATGGATTAGAAGAACCTGTAGGAAGATTCAGATATTTTGATATTAACCCACGAAATCGTTCGGCAGAATTTGGATATACCATCAACCCAAAATTGCGAAACCAGGGTTTAGGCACAAAAATGTTGATTACTGCTATCGATTACCTGTTGACAACAACAGAACTCAACAAATTATATTGTCAGACTGCTGCTTTCAACATTGGCTCAGTTAAACTACTTGAAAAGCTCGGTTTTCATAGAGATGGAATTTTAAGAGAACATCATGAGTTAGACGGTAAACTATGGGATGATTATATTTACAGCATTTTACGGAGTGAGTGGGAAAATAGCAGGTTTTTTAATAATTAG
- a CDS encoding VOC family protein — protein MKLDTVHHIQVTYPLEVEDAMLFFYSKVLGLTEIPRPEVIKNDSGAWYKLEDIELHISTEKNANNQASRRHYCFQVDNLNAFEEHLKKHGVEIIPDQRPLPGYVRFFLRDPGGNRIEITEFIKNTFEQLQTEELLLERHSVTLS, from the coding sequence ATGAAACTTGATACAGTTCATCATATTCAAGTAACCTATCCGCTTGAGGTGGAGGATGCAATGCTGTTTTTCTACAGCAAAGTTTTGGGATTGACTGAAATTCCCAGACCTGAAGTAATTAAAAACGATTCAGGAGCATGGTATAAATTGGAAGATATTGAACTGCACATTAGTACAGAGAAAAACGCTAATAACCAAGCATCTAGACGACATTATTGTTTTCAAGTCGATAACTTGAACGCTTTTGAGGAACATCTAAAAAAACATGGGGTAGAAATTATTCCCGATCAGCGACCACTTCCCGGATACGTGCGATTTTTCCTCCGCGATCCCGGTGGGAATCGTATAGAAATTACAGAGTTTATCAAGAATACTTTTGAACAGCTACAAACAGAAGAGTTACTATTAGAAAGACATTCAGTAACATTGTCTTAG
- a CDS encoding GNAT family acetyltransferase: MNIRPYQESDAESVSALWDEVFPNNPSHSSPKLVISQKLAVQPELFFVAEINSVIVGTIMAGYDGHRGWLYTVAVIPQYQRQGIGSKLVQHAERGLIAMGCLKINLQVRVSNAEVVEFYTKLGYLVEERISMGKLVT, translated from the coding sequence ATGAATATAAGACCGTACCAAGAATCTGATGCTGAATCAGTCAGTGCGCTATGGGATGAGGTGTTTCCTAATAACCCATCGCACAGCAGCCCAAAATTGGTAATCAGTCAGAAGCTTGCTGTACAGCCTGAGTTGTTTTTCGTTGCTGAGATTAACTCTGTAATTGTAGGTACGATCATGGCGGGATATGACGGACATCGCGGTTGGCTATACACAGTTGCAGTCATCCCTCAGTATCAACGGCAGGGTATTGGTAGCAAGCTAGTGCAGCACGCAGAGAGGGGATTGATAGCGATGGGATGCCTCAAAATCAATCTCCAAGTTCGTGTCTCCAACGCAGAAGTCGTTGAGTTTTATACAAAACTTGGCTATCTCGTCGAAGAACGCATCAGTATGGGAAAGCTTGTCACATAG
- a CDS encoding dienelactone hydrolase family protein — MTNTEIRTAQVKVPNGDLQIDAYLAEPVQKGSFPAVIVIQEIFGVNIHIREVAEKFAKEGYVAIAPTLFQRTAPGFEGGYTPEDVQQGRGYKEQTTAEEILSDIKAAIAYLRTLPNVQGDAIGSIGFCFGGHVVYLAATLPDIKVTASFYGGGIPNSTPGGGEPTITRTADIKGPIYAFFGLDDQGIPLEQTEQIEAELKKNQIPHAIFRYSGAGHGFFCNHRASYNAEAAADAWKNVQELFQKNLQLQKVST; from the coding sequence ATGACAAACACAGAAATTCGCACCGCTCAAGTTAAAGTCCCTAACGGAGATTTGCAAATTGATGCTTACTTAGCTGAACCAGTCCAAAAGGGAAGCTTCCCTGCTGTGATTGTGATTCAGGAAATTTTTGGGGTAAATATTCACATTCGGGAAGTTGCTGAGAAATTTGCCAAAGAGGGATATGTAGCGATCGCACCGACTTTATTTCAACGCACCGCCCCCGGTTTCGAGGGTGGATATACCCCTGAAGATGTGCAGCAAGGGAGAGGTTATAAGGAGCAAACAACAGCAGAGGAAATATTGAGTGATATTAAAGCTGCGATCGCTTACTTAAGAACCTTACCAAATGTCCAAGGAGATGCGATCGGCTCCATTGGTTTCTGCTTTGGCGGCCACGTCGTTTATCTAGCTGCCACTTTACCAGATATCAAAGTTACAGCTTCTTTCTACGGTGGCGGTATTCCCAACTCAACTCCCGGGGGTGGAGAGCCAACCATCACCCGCACTGCCGATATTAAAGGCCCCATTTACGCCTTCTTTGGCCTTGACGATCAGGGAATCCCCTTAGAACAAACAGAACAGATTGAGGCCGAATTGAAGAAAAATCAGATTCCCCATGCTATCTTCCGCTATTCGGGAGCAGGACATGGCTTTTTCTGCAACCATCGCGCCAGCTACAATGCCGAAGCTGCTGCCGATGCTTGGAAAAACGTTCAAGAACTGTTCCAAAAGAACCTTCAGCTTCAAAAAGTGTCAACTTAA
- a CDS encoding sulfonate ABC transporter substrate-binding protein — protein sequence MITAFKQPKVKIFQRFSLFLLPGLLTISTTLISCSVQTPNSENQTTGLKAKVVRMGYQSSGDLVRLKGLIEKRLKPLGVSVEWAQFAAGPQLMEAMNVGRVDIGSVGETPPIFAQAAGTSLVYVASNKPSTGKGSGIIVQNNSPIRTLADLKGKKVVFQKGSASHYLLIKALEEAGLKYSDIQAISLPPSEARDAFIQGKIDAWVTWDPYLAVAQKKANARVLRDASGIATQGGYYMAARKFATENPKLVRLVLEEIDNTGKWGEKNRSEVVKLTIPHLKIDEDILTTVVERRTYGLRPITPEIMENQQKIADLFAKEKVIPKPINIKEAMLTSEQYAAITPETISQK from the coding sequence ATGATTACCGCCTTCAAACAGCCAAAAGTTAAGATTTTCCAACGTTTTTCACTGTTCCTATTACCTGGATTATTAACAATCTCAACAACCTTAATTAGTTGCTCAGTCCAAACCCCAAACTCAGAAAATCAAACCACTGGTTTAAAAGCCAAAGTTGTGCGGATGGGATATCAAAGTTCTGGGGATCTTGTCAGACTGAAAGGATTGATTGAAAAACGTCTAAAGCCTTTAGGCGTTTCCGTGGAATGGGCACAATTTGCCGCCGGGCCACAACTAATGGAAGCGATGAATGTTGGTAGGGTTGATATTGGTTCTGTCGGCGAAACTCCCCCAATTTTTGCCCAAGCGGCTGGTACATCTTTAGTCTATGTTGCTAGTAATAAACCCAGCACTGGTAAAGGAAGCGGAATTATCGTCCAAAATAATTCACCAATTCGCACTTTAGCAGACCTCAAAGGTAAAAAAGTAGTTTTTCAAAAGGGTTCTGCTTCACATTACTTATTAATAAAAGCTTTGGAAGAAGCTGGTTTGAAATATAGTGATATTCAAGCCATTAGCCTGCCTCCTTCAGAAGCTCGCGATGCTTTTATTCAAGGAAAAATTGATGCTTGGGTAACTTGGGACCCTTATTTAGCTGTAGCGCAAAAGAAGGCAAATGCTCGCGTTTTGCGAGATGCTAGTGGTATTGCTACTCAGGGCGGATATTACATGGCTGCACGAAAGTTTGCTACAGAAAATCCGAAATTAGTGCGATTAGTTCTTGAGGAAATCGATAACACAGGTAAATGGGGTGAGAAAAATCGCTCAGAAGTTGTAAAACTAACTATTCCTCATCTCAAAATTGATGAAGATATTTTAACAACAGTGGTTGAAAGGCGAACTTATGGGTTAAGGCCAATTACCCCAGAAATCATGGAAAATCAACAGAAGATTGCAGATTTGTTTGCCAAAGAAAAAGTGATTCCTAAACCCATCAATATTAAGGAAGCGATGCTGACTAGCGAACAATATGCAGCCATCACACCAGAAACCATCAGTCAGAAATAG